In Leisingera sp. S132, a single genomic region encodes these proteins:
- a CDS encoding ABC transporter permease, whose protein sequence is MADLAAPVTATPRRWLLLAAALLVPLALVSLLVGAGPLPFGSLLSDPQALQVLAVSRIPRTAAVLLTGAAMAVAGVIMQLLVRNRFVEPGTTGTSEAAMLGLLAVTLLAPGAPILAKMLAAAAAALAGTGVFMLLARRIPPHQVLLIPLSGLVYGGLLMAIATFIAIEGGLLQYLGVWMSGEFSGILAGRYELLWLAGGLALLAYFAADQFTIAGMGRDVSLNLGLRYGQVLGFGIVTVSLVSSLVIVTVGMLPFIGLVVPNLVSRLMGDNLREGLPVVAATGAGLLLICDILGRVLRYPYEIAAGTVFGILGAAVFLYLLLGRRAGG, encoded by the coding sequence GTGGCTGATCTGGCCGCCCCCGTTACAGCGACGCCGCGCCGCTGGCTGCTGCTGGCGGCGGCTCTTCTGGTGCCGCTGGCGCTGGTCAGCCTGCTGGTGGGGGCCGGGCCGCTGCCGTTTGGCTCTTTGCTGAGCGATCCGCAGGCACTGCAGGTGCTGGCGGTCAGCCGCATCCCGCGCACCGCCGCGGTGCTCTTGACCGGTGCCGCGATGGCGGTGGCCGGGGTGATCATGCAGCTCTTGGTGCGCAACAGATTTGTCGAGCCGGGCACCACCGGCACCAGCGAGGCGGCAATGCTGGGCCTGCTGGCGGTGACGCTGCTGGCGCCGGGCGCGCCAATTCTGGCGAAGATGCTGGCGGCGGCCGCCGCGGCACTGGCGGGCACCGGTGTCTTCATGCTGCTGGCACGGCGCATCCCGCCGCATCAGGTGCTGCTGATCCCGTTGTCGGGGCTGGTCTATGGCGGGCTGCTGATGGCTATTGCCACCTTCATCGCTATCGAGGGCGGGCTGCTGCAGTACCTTGGCGTCTGGATGAGCGGCGAGTTCTCCGGCATCCTGGCGGGCCGGTATGAGCTGTTGTGGCTGGCGGGCGGGCTGGCGCTGCTGGCCTATTTTGCCGCCGATCAGTTCACCATTGCCGGTATGGGGCGCGATGTCAGCCTGAACCTGGGCCTGCGTTACGGACAGGTGCTGGGGTTCGGCATTGTCACCGTGTCGCTGGTGTCGTCGCTGGTGATTGTGACGGTGGGGATGCTGCCCTTTATCGGCTTGGTGGTGCCCAATCTGGTGTCGCGGTTGATGGGCGACAACCTGCGCGAAGGCCTGCCGGTTGTGGCCGCCACCGGGGCCGGGCTGCTGCTGATCTGCGATATTCTGGGGCGCGTGCTGCGGTATCCCTATGAGATCGCTGCGGGCACCGTTTTCGGCATCCTCGGGGCCGCGGTGTTCCTGTACCTTCTGCTGGGGCGGCGGGCGGGTGGCTGA
- a CDS encoding ABC transporter ATP-binding protein, with translation MIEISNLSYGVAENPILQDVSAEIPAGRVTALIGPNGAGKSTLLKLIARQMTPAGGSIRMDGMDLAQAAPAQLARKMAVVAQQLSVASRVRVRDLIGFGRWPHSAGRLGPADHAAIDGAVALFDLGALQERFLDELSGGQRQRAFIAMAYAQDTGWLLLDEPLNNLDLHHARNLMAQLRDLAEAQGKGIVIVVHDLNYAVSWADHVVALRDGQVAFQGPVAEAATPERLSALYQTPVAITRLEGQVFAQYHR, from the coding sequence GTGATTGAAATTTCTAACCTCAGCTATGGGGTTGCGGAAAATCCTATCCTGCAAGATGTGAGCGCTGAAATCCCGGCAGGCCGGGTGACGGCGCTGATCGGCCCCAATGGCGCGGGCAAGTCAACGCTGCTGAAGCTGATTGCCCGGCAGATGACGCCCGCTGGCGGCAGCATCCGCATGGACGGGATGGATCTGGCGCAGGCGGCACCGGCGCAGCTGGCGCGCAAGATGGCCGTGGTGGCGCAGCAGCTGAGCGTCGCCAGCCGGGTGCGGGTGCGCGATCTGATCGGCTTTGGCCGCTGGCCTCACAGCGCGGGGCGGCTGGGGCCTGCGGATCACGCGGCCATTGACGGTGCGGTCGCGTTGTTTGATCTGGGCGCATTGCAGGAGCGGTTCCTGGATGAGCTGTCGGGCGGCCAGCGGCAGCGGGCCTTTATCGCCATGGCCTATGCGCAGGACACCGGCTGGCTGTTGCTGGATGAGCCGCTGAACAATCTCGACCTGCACCACGCCCGCAACCTGATGGCGCAGCTGCGGGACCTGGCAGAGGCGCAGGGTAAAGGCATCGTGATTGTGGTGCATGATCTGAACTATGCGGTCAGCTGGGCCGATCACGTGGTGGCGCTGCGGGACGGGCAGGTGGCCTTTCAAGGCCCGGTGGCAGAGGCCGCCACGCCGGAGCGGCTGAGTGCGCTCTACCAGACGCCGGTGGCAATCACCCGGCTGGAAGGCCAGGTGTTTGCGCAGTATCACCGTTAG
- a CDS encoding iron chelate uptake ABC transporter family permease subunit: MADRRLIVLGCLLAAAAALFLFWGLRGPTAYILELRLVKLAALLAVGASAGVATVLFQTISQNRILTPSIMGFDALFLLLQTGLVAGLGAAGASRISGLPGFALETAVMLGAALVLFSSLLSRTRHDIKLMVLAGVVLGVMFRTLTAFLQRLMEPSEFTMVEARMFAQFSGIDRSALVAGLGLMALAALWLVRHHRVLDVAALGRSPARSLGVAYDGLQLRVLCLIAALVSVATALVGPLAFLGLLVTSLAHSLMQSHRHALLLPAAALIGALILVAGQTVFERLLHLQSTLAVVIEFCGGLLFLVLLVKGKIR, translated from the coding sequence GTGGCTGACCGGCGGCTGATTGTTCTGGGCTGCTTGCTGGCGGCAGCGGCGGCGCTGTTCCTGTTCTGGGGCCTGCGCGGCCCGACCGCCTATATTCTGGAGCTGCGGCTGGTCAAGCTGGCAGCATTGCTGGCGGTCGGCGCCTCTGCCGGGGTGGCGACGGTGCTGTTCCAGACCATCAGCCAGAACCGCATCCTGACGCCCTCGATCATGGGGTTCGACGCGCTGTTTCTGCTCTTGCAGACCGGGCTGGTGGCGGGGCTGGGGGCTGCGGGCGCCAGCCGGATCAGCGGCCTGCCGGGTTTCGCGCTCGAGACCGCGGTGATGCTGGGCGCGGCGCTGGTGCTGTTCAGCAGCCTGCTCAGCCGCACCCGCCACGATATTAAGCTGATGGTGCTGGCCGGCGTGGTGCTGGGGGTGATGTTCCGCACCCTTACGGCCTTTTTGCAGCGGCTGATGGAGCCCTCGGAGTTCACCATGGTCGAGGCGCGGATGTTTGCCCAGTTCAGCGGCATTGACCGCTCGGCGCTTGTTGCGGGGCTGGGGCTGATGGCGCTGGCCGCTCTGTGGCTGGTGCGCCATCACCGCGTGCTGGACGTGGCCGCCCTGGGCCGCAGCCCGGCGCGCAGCCTTGGCGTTGCGTATGACGGGCTGCAGCTTCGGGTGCTGTGCCTGATCGCGGCGCTGGTTTCCGTTGCGACCGCGCTGGTGGGGCCGCTGGCTTTTCTTGGCCTCTTGGTCACCAGCCTTGCCCACAGCCTGATGCAAAGCCACCGCCACGCACTGCTTTTACCCGCCGCCGCCTTGATCGGGGCGCTGATCCTTGTGGCCGGGCAAACGGTGTTCGAGCGGCTGCTGCATCTGCAATCCACCCTGGCCGTTGTGATCGAGTTCTGCGGCGGGTTGTTGTTCCTGGTCCTGCTGGTGAAAGGAAAGATCCGGTGA